CCACATTCAGGGCAAATTGACTTTGTCTTTTTGGGAAGACCAGTCTTTGCCGTGTATTCAACTGACGTTCTAGTCATAGTACCCTATAAGAGCCGATACCCTAATAATATAAAATAGACACCCAATAAACTTCGACGTTTGGCGTATCCTTTTTTCACCTATCAGCCAGTAGCAGTCAGCATGACTGCAGTATCGGCGTTTTTTATACCCCTACGAAGAAAGAGGCAGTCATGTATGGAGACAAGCGTGGAAACATGCCTTTCTCGGTCATTGCAGTAACGATCCTGCTGCTTTCATCGGTCGCCGGGATCGTTGTCGCGGACCACATGAGGTCCGGGAACGGCGTAGAAGAGACGGCTGAGGGGACCAGGGCGTTGGATTCCTCGTTGGAAGAGATCTCATCATACGTCAACCAAGAGCTGGGAGTCTTGATCCTCGACATATCCAGGGACGGTGACCTCGGCTCCCTGGAAGACAGAGCAACGGTGTTCAAGGAGCGGTCGGACAGTTGGTTCGATTACACTTTCCCTATGAGGAGCAACGGAGTCAGAACGGAACTTGTGGACGTCAGCGTAGACCTTGGAGCAGAATCCATGGAGGTCCTTGACGGAGAAAGCCCCGTTGGCGGGTACATCCCCGCCTATCTCAAGGGAAGCGGGACGATGACTGTCAGCGCATCATCCGGATTCGGCGGCTCCGTCCGCGATATCGTTATCTCCACGGACGGCAGCTATGCCCTCCCCCTTGCGGCGGAACAGGGATCTCTGTTCGAGAGGATGGTCGAGGACGGAGGCATCTCCATCTCGCAGATCATGTCCTATGAACTCGAATCATTGGCGCAGTACCGTGTCCTCAACGGCTACGGGTCCAGGACTCAGTTCGGAGTTGCCGGGACGATGTCCATCATCACCGAATCGGACGTCTCGAAGGCATACCGTAATGCGCTGGACATCATAGGAACCATGTGCTTCCGCAACGGGCAGAGCGAACAGATCGATGCCGCAGACATCGTATGCGGCACCGTCGTGATAGACAGGTCGGCTTTCTACGGACAGTGCCTGATGTCGATCTTGGACGACGCCGTCCTGAAATGGTACGACTATCTGCGGTTGGACTACATCACAGAGAAGAACGACAGGGAGGGAGGTCTTCGCACACTAGCGGCCGAATGTCTGGTGAAGTTCTTCACTGGAGAGGATGCCTTCGGAGCAGGGGATTACATCGTCAGATTCATGGACGAACATGGCATCGAGGAGCAAAGGTACCGTTTCCCGGGATCGGGGACCACTTCAGTGACCATTGATGGATTCACTCTGACTGTCGACAATCCCGTCATAGACATATTGGATCAGGGATGGATCAGGTTCTTCAATGTCCACTACAGGCTCACGGAGAATTACATAACGGACACACTTAGAAGCGCTCTCAATACGGCCGCTGCGAGATTATTCGAACAGGATCTGGAGGATGTCATCGTCCGTACCGATCCGTATGATGATGTCTCTTTCATCAGGGAGATGTCCGAAGCATACAAAGGGGTGACAGATGGTTTCTCCGACAGCCTGAACGCCGTGCTGGTTGACTCCATAGCATCGCAGGACAGTTACGATCCATTCTATGCATCCATAGCTGAGACCGTGATGTCTCATGCGGACGACCTCTGCGATACTGTTGCTCTCCGTGGATCCATTGAGGAGAAACTGTTCGCATTGTTCGGAGACGATGCAGAAAGTCTGATCTCCTCACCGGAGATAGATAGCGCGATTCACGGATACATAGCGAAGCTGCATGATGATCTTTCGGTCTACGACTCGCTGAGATATGTCCAGGGAAATGGCCCAAGCATCCTCCAGAGCATACTCACTGAGATTGCATCAGGCTATATCGGAACGCTCGGGTTGCAGGAGCTGGTCGAGGACAGAGTTGATGTCCTGCTGTCTGAGGTCATCGACAACATGTCCTCTAACCCCTATTCGGAGATAGTCCGGATGAGGGGAACAGACGGGTTCATCCTGGCGGATGGGGCCGGGAACCTCACTCGTGAGAGACTGGACTTCTATTTCGATTCCGATCCTGTGATCAGCGCACCGACCGTGGTCACAAGCAAATGCACCCACATGACCGGATTCAGGGAATCCATGAGCGCCGGATACTCCACAACCTTCGAGATACGCCTCAGGGACTGCATTGATTACCGCATAGAATCATCAAACTCCCTGTCCTCCGCCATGGGCTCCTCCGTCACTGCCGCCTGCAAAGGGATGTTTACGAACGACATCATGCTGGAGATAAGCGTCGCCAGCGGTTGGGCACTGGCAGGCGTCCAGTACAAGGCCAGTGAGACCATTTATGACGACATTTGGAACAGGCTGTCCGTCTATCTCGAGCCGATCATTGAGCCTCTCCGCAAGGTGATGGCCATCGTGAAGGAGATAGTGGATGAGATAAACGCCTGCATTATGGAGATCTCCAGATATGTTTCCGATATAGTAGTGAGACTGTTCGAAAGGGTTACGGCCCCGCTGACGGAGATGGCGGAATGGCTGGAGACCATGGTATCGCAGGTATTCGGTGACGATGTACTGGACATGTTCTACAGTCTCAATCTCAAGGAGCAGACCATAGGGTTCGAATACCTAGGATACACCTTCCAGCTGAAGTTCGATGCGGCCTCTCTGACTTCTAACGTCAAGACTCTATTCGTGGCATCGCTGACCGGACCGGTCGCAGGCATGGATCTGAAAGCAGAGATCACAGCTAAGGTGAAGGGTGAGATGCACATCAACAACACCTTCGTCACCGGAAAGGCCTCCGTCGAAAATGAGGATTGGAAGGTCAAAATATCCGTTGATCCGCTTATGAAGAGCAGCAAGCATCTGCTGACGGTATCGGCAAACGTCCGCGGAGCAGACATCACGGCGATCCTGCCGGATTTGGACGACTACAACGAGATCGGGATGACTCTCAGCAAAATCCCCGGGATAGGTCAGGCACTGAGCAGCATCCCCTTACCGGGGCTCGGGGTTAACATAGGGCTGGATGCGGGCATCGGGATAAAGTACACCGCGCCCATGGCGGAGGGCATCCTGATCAACGAATACGAATCCAATCCTGCAGGAGATGACTCGGGGAAGGAATGGATAGAGCTGTTCAACAATTCTGACAAGACCATAGACTTGGATGGGTACAGCATCGTAGCATCTTCGGACTTCTCAAAGAAGAAAATGACCTTATCTGGCACAATATCTCCCGGCGAGTTCCTGGTGCTCAATTCTACATTCCTCATGGTGAACTCCCAGGGAAAGACGACGAAGAACGGAGAGGGTCTCACCCTCAAGGATCCGGACGGGAACATCGTGGACCGGACGGGCACGCATAAGGACGAATCCGACAACGGGAAGACTTGGCAGAGGACCTACGACGCTTCAGGGGAATGGGAATTCAAGGAAGGGACCATAGGGCGCTCCAACGGCTCATACATCTCCACCAACCTGATGACCTGCGAGATCGCCAAGGAGATCGTATGGGATTCCGTCCAGTCAGCGTTCGACAAGGTCGGTGCGATAACAGACACCGATTCCCTGCAGGAGGTCATCAAGCTCACTGTGAAGAACTCGATCGACAAGGTCATCAAGAAGGTGGCCGGCTGTCTGGTGGAAGCCTCGGTATTCATCAAAGTGGACGTCACCGACCCGACCTCCACTGCCAAATCAGGGGTTCGCGTTGCGCTGAGATGCGACTCCGAGCTTGTGGAGGATGTGCTGAAGTACATAGCGGGCAAGATCGAATCCGTAGCGCTGTCGATGAAGAACCCCTACAGGATCGACGGTGTGGCCGCATTCACAGACAACATAGATCTCGAGGTCACATTCGATGTTGGGATACAGTACCCGCGTCTGCTGGCCCGTTCGCTCGATGATGCTCCGAAGGTGGATCTGGGCGTGACATTCAGGGCCAATGTATCTGCTTTGAGCAGGATCTATGGGAAAGATGTGGGGACTCCAGGGATCGAGTGTGGGATCCGCATCATAGACTGTCCGCTCGAGATTATTCCCTCCAAACTATCCCCGAAGAAGGGCATGGACCACGATCTATGGCTTTTCAGGATCAACATAGAATGGGCGTGATGGAGAGAGTGGCAACAACCTTAATTTATAGGTAGGGAATCCTGTAAACATGGCCGGAATAGATTTCAAGATACCCACTGTTTTGACGTCGGAAGAGCTCATGGAGAAGGCTTTCCACAGGGCATCCAAGATCTATAAGAACGGCACCAACACCTTGGATACCCGCAAGAAGACCGCCTTGGCGAAGGTAACCGCTGCCGGGGACATCGTCGTCACCGCTCTCCAGGGATACGTCGACAGATTCCCGAGGATGGAGAAGGAGGGAGACTTCTTCCCAGAACTGGTGGACATCGTCATAGGCATCGACAGGTACAAGAAGGCTCTAGGAGCAGTCAACTGGTGCGCCACCAAGGCCGAGAAGCTCAAGAACGAGACACTCAGGGACATCCGCCGCACGAAGGACCCGGAGATAATCGAGTCGCTTAGAAGAGGATTCTACGGTAGGCTGAACTCCTACGTCGATCGCATATCCGACGACCTCCTCTTCCTTCAAGATGCCAAGAACAAGTTCAGGAAGCTTCCCGCCATCGATCCCGCCATCCCCACGATCGTGGTAGCTGGATTCCCCAATGTGGGAAAGAGCAATCTGGTCACTGTGATGTCGACGGCAGAGCCTGAGATCGCACCTTATCCGTTCACGACCAAGGGAATCATCGTAGGTCACATTCAAGACGACTGGAGGAAATACCAGATCGTCGACACCCCCGGACTCCTGGACAGGGAGTTCGAGAAGAGGAACGACATCGAGAAGCAGGCTGTCCTCGCGCTGAGGTACCTGACCGATGTCATGCTTTTCGTCATCGACCCCTCGGAGACATGCGGCTTCAACCGCGATGTGCAGGAGAAGCTGCTGGCCAATGTCCAGGAGAACTTCGGTGACGTCACTATCATAGTCGCAGAGAGCAAGAGCGACATTCTTAAGACCGGGGACGGAAGGCTGTTCTTCTCAGCCCAGTCGGGAGAGAACATGGAGGCTCTCACCGAGACGGTCATCAAAGAGATGAGGGAGATCACCCGCAGGAAAGCGGTTGAAGCGGAAGTGGAATGATGGCCGGCCCGGTATTCAGCGAGGCGATGGCCCAATACTTCACGGAACTCAACGCCAAGAAGGATGAGATCTACGCGATCGCCACCAAAGCGAGAGCGATGGGATACGATCCCGAGGACTATGTGGATGTCCCTCAGGCTGAGGACCTTGCTTCCAGATGCGAGGAGCTACTCAAGGATTACAACGTCAGGGGCGTGGCCGAGGTCATCAGGGAGAAGACCAAGGAGGCAGGAAACCGTGAGGTCGCCTGTCTGCTGACCGCCAAGGAAGTCGCCAAATGGCCCGCTGACAGTTTGGAGCAGGCTCTGGACAGGGCAACGAGGGTGGGATTGGCCGTTCTGACCGAGGGGATCCTGGTCGCTCCGCTTGAAGGTATAGCGGAGACGAGGATAAGGAAGAACGACGACGGATCATCTTATGTCGACCTTCTGTTCGCCGGACCCATCCGTGCCGCGGGAGGAACCGCTCAGGCAATGAGCGTCCTCATCGCGGACGTCGTGAGGAGGGAGCTCGGTATCGGGAAGTACATCCCCACAGAGGGAGAGATCAAGAGATTCGACGAGGAGATCCCGCTCTACAAGCAATGTCAGCACCTTCAGTACTCCCCCACGGCAGAAGAGATCCACCTCATCGTCAGCAACTGCCCCATATGCGTCGATGGAGAAGGAACGGAACAGATCGAGATCTCAGGATTCAGGGACCTGCCCAGGATAGACACCAACCGTGTCAGGGGAGGAGCCGTTCTGGTCATTGCCGAGGGTATGTGTCAAAAGGCTGCGAAGCTGAAGAAGCACGTCGACAAGCTGAACATCCCCGGATGGGAGTTCATCGGACAGTACCTTGACGCACACAAGACCAAGGAGCCTGAGAAAAAGGCGGAAGATAAGCCCGTGGAGAAGAAGGTGCAGCCTCTGGACAAGTACCTCAGGGACATCGTCGCAGGCCGTCCGATCTTCGGTCATCCGTGCCGCGTAGGAGGATTCAGACTCAGATACGGGAGGGCCAGGACATCGGGTCTTGCCTCCCTTGCCTACAGCACCGCCAGCATGTACGTCATGGACGACTTCATGGCCATCGGTACACAGCTAAAGATCGAGAGGCCCGGAAAGGCATGTGTCGTCACACCATGTGACGTCCTGGAAGGGCCGACGGTCCTCCTGAAGAACGGAGACGTCGTATACTGTCAGACCAAGGAAGAGGTTCTTGCAGTCAGAAGCAGGATCTCCGAGATCCTGGACAATGGAGAGATCCTTGTCCCCTTCGGAGAGTTCTGCGAGAACAACCATACATTGGTTCCCTGCGGATACCCTGTGGAATGGCATAAGCTGGAGATTCAGAAGAAGGGAGACCTTCCAGCGGACTGGATGGATCCCACGTACGAGCGTGCTAAGGAGATGTGCGCACAGCTAGGCGTCCCCCTTCATCCCAAGTTCAACATGTTCTGGTCGGATATGCAGCTGGACGACATCAAGCTCCTGAGGGAACATGTCATCGCCACGGGAACGTTCGACGGAAAGAACCTGACAGTAGACCTAGAGCCGGAATCCAAGAAAGTACTGCAGGACATCTGCGTACCCCACCGCGTGGTCGAGAAGAAGGTCATCATCGACGAGAGATACTCAGAACCCATGCTGGACGGCATGGGCATCAAACATGACGGAGGAAAGCTCACCGCAGGCCCGGAGCTCGAAGGAAGCTCCACATTGGAAGCTGTCAGCAAGGCTGCAGGATACGAGGTCAGGGCAAGGGCCATGACCCGCGTAGGCACTAGGATGGGCCGCCCCGAGAAAGCGAAGGAGCGTGAGCTTCAGCCCAAGTTGCACTGTGTGTTCCCCGTTGGGGACGACCCCAAGGCGGGCAGGGAGATCGGTGCTGCCATCAGCCTGCTTTCATCCACTCTCCGCAGCGAGAGCAGGTCTGCCAAGCTGAGAGCCACCGTGGGCAACAGAAGATGTCCGGAATGCAAAAAGATGACCTTCAGGAACTGGTGCAGGGACTGCAAAGTCCACACAGTGTACACACCGGTGAAATCCGATTTCGGAGGATCCGGACCTGCCGAGATGGAGATCGACCTCCAACAGGAGCTGGATGCAGCTTGCGAGAACCTCGGGATCAAGAACCCGGGCGACGTCAAGTGCACCGACACCCTCATCTCCAAACTGAAAACGGTCGAGCCTCTGGAGAAGGGAATCCTGAGGAGCAAGAACGGCATATCTGTGTTCAAGGACGGTACCGTCCGTTTCGATATGACCGACATCCCAC
The nucleotide sequence above comes from Methanomassiliicoccales archaeon LGM-RCC1. Encoded proteins:
- a CDS encoding 50S ribosome-binding GTPase, with amino-acid sequence MAGIDFKIPTVLTSEELMEKAFHRASKIYKNGTNTLDTRKKTALAKVTAAGDIVVTALQGYVDRFPRMEKEGDFFPELVDIVIGIDRYKKALGAVNWCATKAEKLKNETLRDIRRTKDPEIIESLRRGFYGRLNSYVDRISDDLLFLQDAKNKFRKLPAIDPAIPTIVVAGFPNVGKSNLVTVMSTAEPEIAPYPFTTKGIIVGHIQDDWRKYQIVDTPGLLDREFEKRNDIEKQAVLALRYLTDVMLFVIDPSETCGFNRDVQEKLLANVQENFGDVTIIVAESKSDILKTGDGRLFFSAQSGENMEALTETVIKEMREITRRKAVEAEVE
- a CDS encoding lamin tail domain-containing protein, producing the protein MYGDKRGNMPFSVIAVTILLLSSVAGIVVADHMRSGNGVEETAEGTRALDSSLEEISSYVNQELGVLILDISRDGDLGSLEDRATVFKERSDSWFDYTFPMRSNGVRTELVDVSVDLGAESMEVLDGESPVGGYIPAYLKGSGTMTVSASSGFGGSVRDIVISTDGSYALPLAAEQGSLFERMVEDGGISISQIMSYELESLAQYRVLNGYGSRTQFGVAGTMSIITESDVSKAYRNALDIIGTMCFRNGQSEQIDAADIVCGTVVIDRSAFYGQCLMSILDDAVLKWYDYLRLDYITEKNDREGGLRTLAAECLVKFFTGEDAFGAGDYIVRFMDEHGIEEQRYRFPGSGTTSVTIDGFTLTVDNPVIDILDQGWIRFFNVHYRLTENYITDTLRSALNTAAARLFEQDLEDVIVRTDPYDDVSFIREMSEAYKGVTDGFSDSLNAVLVDSIASQDSYDPFYASIAETVMSHADDLCDTVALRGSIEEKLFALFGDDAESLISSPEIDSAIHGYIAKLHDDLSVYDSLRYVQGNGPSILQSILTEIASGYIGTLGLQELVEDRVDVLLSEVIDNMSSNPYSEIVRMRGTDGFILADGAGNLTRERLDFYFDSDPVISAPTVVTSKCTHMTGFRESMSAGYSTTFEIRLRDCIDYRIESSNSLSSAMGSSVTAACKGMFTNDIMLEISVASGWALAGVQYKASETIYDDIWNRLSVYLEPIIEPLRKVMAIVKEIVDEINACIMEISRYVSDIVVRLFERVTAPLTEMAEWLETMVSQVFGDDVLDMFYSLNLKEQTIGFEYLGYTFQLKFDAASLTSNVKTLFVASLTGPVAGMDLKAEITAKVKGEMHINNTFVTGKASVENEDWKVKISVDPLMKSSKHLLTVSANVRGADITAILPDLDDYNEIGMTLSKIPGIGQALSSIPLPGLGVNIGLDAGIGIKYTAPMAEGILINEYESNPAGDDSGKEWIELFNNSDKTIDLDGYSIVASSDFSKKKMTLSGTISPGEFLVLNSTFLMVNSQGKTTKNGEGLTLKDPDGNIVDRTGTHKDESDNGKTWQRTYDASGEWEFKEGTIGRSNGSYISTNLMTCEIAKEIVWDSVQSAFDKVGAITDTDSLQEVIKLTVKNSIDKVIKKVAGCLVEASVFIKVDVTDPTSTAKSGVRVALRCDSELVEDVLKYIAGKIESVALSMKNPYRIDGVAAFTDNIDLEVTFDVGIQYPRLLARSLDDAPKVDLGVTFRANVSALSRIYGKDVGTPGIECGIRIIDCPLEIIPSKLSPKKGMDHDLWLFRINIEWA
- a CDS encoding DNA polymerase II large subunit, coding for MMAGPVFSEAMAQYFTELNAKKDEIYAIATKARAMGYDPEDYVDVPQAEDLASRCEELLKDYNVRGVAEVIREKTKEAGNREVACLLTAKEVAKWPADSLEQALDRATRVGLAVLTEGILVAPLEGIAETRIRKNDDGSSYVDLLFAGPIRAAGGTAQAMSVLIADVVRRELGIGKYIPTEGEIKRFDEEIPLYKQCQHLQYSPTAEEIHLIVSNCPICVDGEGTEQIEISGFRDLPRIDTNRVRGGAVLVIAEGMCQKAAKLKKHVDKLNIPGWEFIGQYLDAHKTKEPEKKAEDKPVEKKVQPLDKYLRDIVAGRPIFGHPCRVGGFRLRYGRARTSGLASLAYSTASMYVMDDFMAIGTQLKIERPGKACVVTPCDVLEGPTVLLKNGDVVYCQTKEEVLAVRSRISEILDNGEILVPFGEFCENNHTLVPCGYPVEWHKLEIQKKGDLPADWMDPTYERAKEMCAQLGVPLHPKFNMFWSDMQLDDIKLLREHVIATGTFDGKNLTVDLEPESKKVLQDICVPHRVVEKKVIIDERYSEPMLDGMGIKHDGGKLTAGPELEGSSTLEAVSKAAGYEVRARAMTRVGTRMGRPEKAKERELQPKLHCVFPVGDDPKAGREIGAAISLLSSTLRSESRSAKLRATVGNRRCPECKKMTFRNWCRDCKVHTVYTPVKSDFGGSGPAEMEIDLQQELDAACENLGIKNPGDVKCTDTLISKLKTVEPLEKGILRSKNGISVFKDGTVRFDMTDIPLTHFKPREIGLSIEKAHELGYTTDWNGDPLVDPEQICEIKVQDVVPAKDCGDYLARVATYLDDELEMLYHLPRYYNVNNRTDLIGNLVFGLAPHTSGCILCRIIGYADVRGCYGHPFFHAAKRRNCDGDEDCLMLGLDALLNFSRSFLPDRRGGLMDAPLVLTTRLDPNEIDKEAHNVDCLREYPLELYEAAMAMKEPKEIEKCMDLIAGRIGTYRQYEGLGFTHDTNDIANGPKYSAYTTLESMKDKMDAQLMLGKKLRAVDEKDVAVRVLNKHFMPDMIGNLRSFSTQTVRCTNCGAKYRRMTLSGCCYKCKNPLNLTVHEASVKKYLEISKNIGEKYGLDAYTRERIDILEMNMNSVFENDKVKKCKLSDFF